The Desulfuromonadales bacterium genome segment GCCGACCGGGCCTTCTTCTGCAACAGCGGCGCCGAGGCCAACGAGGCGGCGATCAAACTCGCCCGCAAATACAGCCGGGAGAAATACGGCCCCGAGCGCTACGCCATCATCACTGCCGCCGAGTCGTTCCACGGCCGCACCATGGCAACCGTCTCGGCCACCGGCCAGGAGAAGGTGCAACGCTTCTTCGATCCGCTGCTGCACGGCTTCAAGCATGTCCCGTTCAACGACGCGGCGGCCATCGCGGCGGCGGTCACCCCCGACACCTGCGCCGTCATGCTGGAGCCGATCCAGGGCGAGGGCGGGATCAACGTCCCGGCCCCCGACTACCTGCGGCAGGTGCGGGAGATCTGCGACCGGCATGGCCTGCTGCTGATCCTCGACGAAGTCCAGACGGGCCTGGGGCGAACCGGCAAACTCTTCGCCTACGAGCACTTCGGCGTGGCTCCCGATATCATGACCCTCGCCAAGGCCCTGGCGGGCGGCGCCCCCATCGGCACCATGCTGGCAAGGGAGGAGGTCGCCGCCGCCTTCACCCCCGGCACCCATGGCTCCACCTTCGGCGGCAACCCGCTGATGACGACCGCGGCCCTCGCCGCCGTGCGGACCCTGCTGGAGGACGGCCTGCTGACGCGGGGAGTGGAGATGGGCGCGTATCTGCTGGCCGCCCTCAAAACCCTTGGCAGCAAATATCCCTGCGTCACCGAGGTGCGCGGCATCGGCCTGATGATCGGCATGGGCCTCGCCATCCCGGCTGGCGACATCGTCAAGAAGGGGCATGAGCGGGGGGTGCTGCTCAACGTCACCCACGACACGGTGCTGCGCTTCGTGCCGCCGCTCACGGTGAGCAAGGCGGAGATCGACGAGATGATCGGCATCCTCGACGGCATCCTGGCGGAGATTTGAATCGTAGGGGCACGGCATGCCGTGCCCCTACCCTGTAATTGTTTCAGGAGCAGGCAATGAAAAAAGACTTTTTATCTCTGGCCGACTGGAGCCGGGAGGAATTGGAAGCGATTTTCGCGTTGACGAAGGACCTCAAGGCGAAGCAGAAGCGCCGCGAGCCGCACCGGCTTCTGGAGGGGAAGAGTGTGGCGCTGATCTTCGAGAAGTCGTCGACCCGCACCCGGGTTTCCTTTGAGGTCGGCGTCTGGCAGCTCGGCGGCCAGCCCCTGTTCATCGCCTCGGGAACCTCCCAAATGGGACGCGGCGAACCGATCAGGGACACCGCCCGCACCCTCTCCCGCTACTGCGACGGCGTGATGATCCGCACCTACGGTCAGGAGATTGTCGAGGAGTTCGGCCGCTACGCCTCGGTACCGGTCATCAACGGCCTCACCGACAAGTTTCACCCCTGTCAGGTGATGGCCGACATCTTCACCGTTATGGAGCACAAAGGGGGGCACGCAGGTCGCAAGTTCGCCTGGGTCGGCGACGGCAACAACATGGCGAATTCCTGGATCGAGGCGGCAGCCATCTTCGGCTTCGAGCTTGCCCTGGCCTGCCCGCAGGGGTACGAACCCGATCTCCATGTCTGGGAATGGGCGCAAGCCCGGTCGGCCAGGATCACCATCACTGAGGACCCGGAGGAGGCGGTGTCCGGCGCCGATGTGCTCAACACCGACGTCTGGGCGAGCATGGGGCAGGAAGCGGAGCAGAAACAGCGGGAACATGCCTTTGCCGGGTACTGTCTGGACGGCAAGCTGGTCGCCCTGGCGAAGCCCGATTGCATCGTGCTGCATTGCCTGCCGGCGCACCGCGGCGAAGAGATCACCGACGAGGTGATCGAGGGAACGCATTCAGTCGTCTTCGACGAGGCGGAGAACCGCCTGCACGTGCAGAAGGCGATCATGGCCACCCTGATGAAAGGCAGGTAAAAGGTTCAAGGCACAAGATTTAACCTTTGACCTTTTACCGGGTTTCAATATGATTCTCACCTGTCCCCACTGCGGCTTCTCCCGACAGGTGGAGGCGGCGCGCCTCCCGGAAAAACCGCTGCGGGTGACCTGCCCCCGCTGCCGCCAGATCTTCCCGTTCAGCCGGGACGAGACCGGCCAGCCGAACGCCGCCGAACCGGTTATCTCGCAGCCGATCGGGGTCGGAGTTTCGCCGGCCGCCACCGGTGCCTCGACGGCGAGCGGCGCGGCAGCCCTCAAGGCCGGGTTCTGGATCCGGGCCGTCGCCAGCCTGCTCGACATGCTGGCGCTCGGTCTGCTGGAGTCGGCCCTCGGCTCGCTGCTCATCCGCATCAGCGGACTGGAACCCGGATTCCACAGCCGCGAGGGGCGAATGATCATGCTCACCGTCGCCGCCTTCGGCCTGGTCCTCGGCTACGCCTACCGGGTCTTCTTCATCGGTTACTGCGGGCAGACGCCGGGCAAGATGGCGGTGCGGGTCAAGGTCATTCGCACCGACGGCACGGAAGTCGGTTACGTTCGCGGCCTCCTTCGGGAGGTGGTCGGCAAGTTCCTGTCCAAACTGCTGCTCGGCATCGGCTATCTGATGGTCGCCTTCGATTCCCGCAAGCAGGGACTGCACGACAAGATCGCCGATACATATGTCATCAAGCTGCAAGGATGAAGGATGAATTATGAAGGATGATTTCAAACCTTCATCCCTCTTCCTTCATACTTCATACTTGCCTTTCATCCTTCATCCTTTAAAAGGAGACATTTCATGTCCAGAAAAGGTTCGGCAAAAAAAGTTGTCCTGGCTTATTCCGGCGGGCTCGACACCTCCATCATCCTCAAATGGCTGGTGGAAGAGTACGACTGCGAGGTCATCGCCTACTCGGCCGACCTCGGCCAGGGGGAGGAGCTCGATTTCATCCCTGAGAAGGCGAAGAAGACCGGCGCCAGCAAGAGCTACATCGTCGACCTCAAGGAGGAGTTCACCCGCGACTTCGTCTTCCCGATGTTCCGCGCCAACGCCATCTACGAGGGGCGCTACTTCCTCGGCACCTCCATCGCCCGGCCGCTGATCGCCAAGGCGCAGATGGAGATCGCCGCCAAGGAAGGAGCCGACGCCGTCTCCCACGGCGCCACCGGCAAGGGGAACGACCAGGTCCGCTTCGAGCTCGCCTACTACCACTTCGATCCGGCGATCAAGGTCATCGCCCCCTGGCGCGAGTGGGACCTGAAGAGCCGCACCGCCCTGGAGGAGTACGCCGTGAAGCACGGCATTCCGGTGCCGACCAGCAAGAAGTTCCCCTGGAGTTCCGACCGCAACCTGCTGCACATCTCCTTCGAAGGGGCGATCCTGGAGAACCCCTGGGCCGAGGCCCCCGAGGAGATGTACGTGCTCACCAGGCGCCCCGAGGACGCCCCGGACCAGCCCGAGTACGTCGAGATCGAGTTCGAGAAAGGGGATGCGGTGGCCGTCAACGGCGTGCGCCTCTCGCCGGCCAACCTGCTCGCCAAGCTCAACGAGCTCGGCGGCAAGCACGGCATCGGCCGGGTCGACCTGCTCGAGAACCGCTACGTCGGCATGAAATCGCGCGGCGTCTACGAAACCCCCGGCGGCACCATCCTCGAAGAGGCGCACCGGGCGGTGGAATCGATCACCATGGACCGCGAAGTCATGCACCTGCGCGACGGCCTGATGCCGCGCTACGCCGACATGGTCTACAACGGCTACTGGTTCTCGCCCGAGCGCCTGGCGCTGCAGACGCTGATCGATGCCACCCAGCAGACGGTCAACGGCAAGGCCCGCATCAAGCTCTACAAGGGTCACTGCCGGGTCGTGGGCCGCGACTCGGCCACCGACAGCCTGTTCAACGTCGACTTCGCCACCTTCGAGGCCGACCAGGTCTACAACCAGGCCGATGCCGAAGGCTTTATCAAGCTCAACGCCCTGCGCATGCGCATCGCCGCGATACAGCGGGCTAACCGGAAATAGCCGTCCCGCGGTAGGGGCGCAGCAGCCACCTCCGTCAGAGCAGCGCCGGCTGCGGCGGCCGGATGCTGCGCCCCTACGGACTTGTCATGGAATTTCGCAAGCAATCGATTAAGACCTCCGTCGTGGCCTGCATCATCGATGAGCAGGAGCGGGTGCTGCTCACCCGCCGCTGCATCCATCCCTTCTGCGGCCAGTGGGTGATGCCGGGGGGCAAGATCGACCTCGGCGAAGCGATCCTCGAGGCGTTGCACCGTGAGGTGCGCGAAGAGGTCGGCATCGAGGTCCGGGTCGAGGGGCTGATCGACGTCTTCGAGCACCTGCAGGTCGGCTCGGACCGCGAGCACTTCGTCATCCTCTACTACCGGGCGGCCCCCCTCTCCGGGGAGCTGCGTCCCAACGGCGTCGAATGCACCGAGGCGGCCTGGATCGACAAGGAGCGGCTGCCTGCCTTCGACCTCACCCCCGGCACCCGCCACATCCTGGCCAAGGTCTTCCCCGGGGTCGGCTTCGGCAACGGCGCCCCGCCGCCGCGCTCCGCCGAAGGGGAAGTCCCCGGCGGTTCGGATTTTCAGCAGAATTGAGCAGGCGGCAGGCATGGTCCGTATCGTTGAAAAAGACATCAACGTCGCCTTTCCCCAGGGACACCACCAGCACTGCATGGTCTGCCAGCTCCCCAACCGGCTGCGGCGCACCGACTTCGCCTACCAGGTCGCCAATCGCGACGCCAAGTGGGACCAGGTCCGCTCGATCCTGGAACTGGTCGGCGCCGGCACGGGCAACCTGAAGAAACTGCACTTCCTGCTGTTTCCCGAATCGACCCTGCCGGCGGCCTGCGTCCCCGAGGCGTTGACGCTGATCAAAGAGCAGTTCCGGCCCAACACGGTCACCGTCTTCGGCGTCGAGCATATCCGCCTCGGTGAATACCGGCGGTGGCTCGAGACCTACCGGGAGGACAATGCCGAAGCGCTCGCCTCGGTGACCGAGGATCTGGAGGCCGGCGACGTCGACCAGGCTCCGGTCAACTGGTGCGTGATCGCCGTGAAGGAGAACGACGGGCGGCTGCGGGTCTTTCTCGAGGCGAAAAGCCATCCCTTCGTCGGCGAGGAGAATCTCGACGCCCTGCATGACCTTTACCGGGGGAAAGTCTTTCCGCTCTTCCGCTGTCACCCGACCTGCTTCAACTTCATGGCGCTGATCTGCCTCGACTACGTCTACCGCGACCTCTACCAGTCGAACATCAGCGTGATCATCGAAAAAGCCAACCAGCTCTTCTTCGAAACCCGCCAGCGCCTCGACCTGCTGGCGGTGATCGAATGCAATCCGAAGCCGGAACATCCGGCGTTTCGCGATGTGGTCAACGGCTTTTACGGCGAGTACCTGGAGTACACCCCCGGCGTGCGCGACGCCACCACCATCTTCTGCAACACGGCCGGGGATACCGACTATGGCGCCGGCGACCCGAAAGCGACCTTCGGCTATTCGGCGGTGATTCTGCACAAGAGCCACAAGCTGGAGCGGGTCCGGCTCGCCGAGTTCGCCACCGACGACTTCGACGGCCTGCCGGTCTGCCGCCTGCGCTTCGGCCGGGAAACCCGGCTGTATTATTTCAACCTCCCCCTCTTCCATGAGCTCGACCCGCGAACCACCCGGGTGCCGCTGAAAATTCACAGTATCTTTCGCCCGTCCCGCGACAGCGGCTGGGTGCGGATGTCCGGCGAAGAGATGGTGCGCGGGGTTATTGATGAGGATGAGGGAGAGGGAAAGATCCTTTAAGTTCGGGTTCGCGAATTTTGCTGCAAACAACTTTCTTCAGAACATTTCCGGGAGCGAAGTACCCATGAGTCAGGACAAACCCTGGGCCGGCCGCTTTACCCAGCCGACCGACAAGTTCGTTGAGGAGTTCACCGCCTCCATCGATTTCGACAAACGGATGTACCGCTACGACATCCAGGGCTCGATCGCCCATGCCCGGATGCTGGCGAAGCAGGGGATCATCTCCCACGACGAGGCGCAGACCATCCTGCGGGGACTCGAGTCGATCCTCGCCGACATCGAGGCGGGGAATTTCGAGTTTTCCATCGCCCTCGAGGACATCCACATGAACATCGAGGCGCGCCTCATCGAGCGCATCGGCGCCGTCGGCGGCAAGCTGCACACCGCCCGCTCGCGCAACGACCAGGTGGCCCTCGACGTCCGCCTCTACCTGCGCGACGAGGTCAAGGCGGTCCTCGGCTACCTCGACGCCCTGCAGGAGTCGCTGCTCGCCCAGGCGGAGCAGAACCTGACCGTCATCATGCCCGGCTACACCCACCTGCAGACCGCCCAGCCGGTCCTCTTCGCCCACCACATGCTCGCCTACTACGAGATGTTCAAGCGCGACGCCGGACGCATGGCCGACGTGCTGGGGCGCCTCAACTATCTGCCGCTGGGGGCCGGGGCGCTGGCCGGCACCACCTTCCCCATCGACCGCGAGTTCGTCGCTGCGCAGCTCGGTTTCGCCGGGGTGACCCGCAACAGCCTCGACAGCGTCTCCGACCGGGACTTCGCCCTCGAGTTCTGCGCCGCCTCGAGCATCCTGATGATGCACCTGTCGCGCCTTTCCGAAGAGTTGATCCTCTGGTCGAGCGCCGACTTCGCCTTCATCGAGCTGACCGATGCCTTCTGCACCGGCAGCTCGATCATGCCGCAGAAGAAGAACCCCGACGTCCCCGAACTGGTGCGCGGCAAGACCGGACGGGTCTACGGCAACCTGATGGCCCTGCTGACCCTGATGAAGTCGCTGCCACTCGCCTACAACAAGGACATGCAGGAGGACAAGGAGCCGCTCTTCGACACCATCGACACGGTCAAGGGCTCGCTCAAGATTTTCGCCGACATGATCCGCGACCTGCGGGTGCGGGCCGAGAACATGCGCATCGCCGCCGCCCGCGGCTTCTCCACCGCCACCGACGTCGCCGACTACGTGGTGCGCAAGGGGCTCCCCTTCCGCCAGGCGCACGAAGTGGTCGGCAAGACGGTGCGCTACTGCATCGAGACCGGCAAGGACATCCCCGAGCTCAGCCTTGAGGAGTTCCGCCAGTTTTCGCCGCTCATCGAGGCCGACATCTACCAATTCGTCACCCTCGAAGCCTCGGTCAACGCCCGCCGCGCCACCGGCGGCACCGCCCGCGAAGCGGTCGAACGGGAGATCGCCCGGGCGCGCGCCGAGCGGAAGGGGAAGGCGTGATGTCCGGCCGGCGCCATGCAGGGGCAATTCATGAATTGCCTCTACGAACGATCGCCATTCTGCTCCTCCTCGTCTTTGCCGCCGGCTGCGGCAAAAAGGGGCCGGTGCAGCCGCTCAGACAGCCGCTTCCCGCCGCTCCCGAGGCGCTGACGGTGCAGCAGAAAGGGGACCGCTTTCTCGTCGCCTGGCGCCCGCCGGTCCGCAACCAGGACGGCTCGGAGTTGAAGAATCTCGAGAAATTCAGGGTGTACAAGATGCGCTACGACCTTGCCGACGATTGCCCGGAGTGCCGCGACACCTCAGTGCTGCTCGAGGAGGTCGACCTGGATTACCTGCGTGAGGTGCGCCGGGTCGGCGACCGGCTCTATCTCTGGGACACCGAACTCGAGCCGGGCTTCGGCTATCAGTACCGGATCGTGCCGGTCAACACCAAGCGTCGCGAGGGCGCCCCGGTCATTCTGCGGCTCCCCTTCGTCAACCCGCCGGCAGCGCCGGGCGGTCTGGCCGCCGAAGACCACGACCGGATGGTGCGGCTGCGCTGGCAGCCGGTGACCGAGGCAGGGGCGGAGGCCGAACTGCTCGGCTACAACCTGTACCGGCGGGAAGGTGACGAGCCCTTCGCGTTTGCGCCGGTGAACCCGGAAATCCTGGCCGAACCGGCCTTCGAGGATTACGGCGTCGAAAACGGGCGTACCTATATTTACTCGGTGCGCGCGGTCATCCGGCTCCGCGGGAACACGGTCGAAAGCCAGCTCTCCGCACCAGCCGAAGCGAGGCCGCAGGCGGGGCTGTAGGCCCTTTGACTTTCCCCGGCAGGTATGTTACCAATACGGCTCAATTCGGGGTAAAAACATCTTTTTAATATCTTCCTGGAGGAGGAGTCTCATGTTCAAGGGATCCATGGTCGCCATCGTCACCCCGTTCGACAGCCAGGGGAATTTCGACGAGGAGACCTACCGTCAGCTCATCGAGTTCCAGATTGAGAACGGCACCGACTGCATCGTCCCCTGCGGCACCACCGGCGAATCGGCCACCCTCGACTACGAGGAACACGACCGGGTCATCCAGGTCTGCATCGAGCAGACGAAGAAGCGCATTCCGGTCATCGCCGGCACCGGTTCCAACTCGACCGCCGAGGCGATCGAACTCTCCCTGCACGCCAAGAAGATGGGCGCCGACGGGGTGCTGCTCGTCTCCCCCTACTACAACAAACCCTCCCAGGAGGGCCTCTTCCAGCACTACCGGGCGCTGGCCGAGGCCGTCGCCCTGCCGCAGGTCCTCTACAACGTGCCGGGGCGCACCGGCATGAACATGGAGGCGAAGACCACCATCCGCCTGGCCGAGTTCGCCAACATCGTCGCCATCAAGGAAGCCTCCGGCAACATCACCCAGGCGAGCGAGATCCTCGACAAGGCCGGCGACAAGATCGACGTCCTCTCCGGCG includes the following:
- a CDS encoding acetylornithine transaminase; translated protein: MTSQEWIDKGDRYIMKTYGRYPIVPVRGEGCVLWDADGRRYLDFLAGVAVNNLGHCHPRVVRAIQEQAATLIHCSNYYHIPQQIELAELLCSRSFADRAFFCNSGAEANEAAIKLARKYSREKYGPERYAIITAAESFHGRTMATVSATGQEKVQRFFDPLLHGFKHVPFNDAAAIAAAVTPDTCAVMLEPIQGEGGINVPAPDYLRQVREICDRHGLLLILDEVQTGLGRTGKLFAYEHFGVAPDIMTLAKALAGGAPIGTMLAREEVAAAFTPGTHGSTFGGNPLMTTAALAAVRTLLEDGLLTRGVEMGAYLLAALKTLGSKYPCVTEVRGIGLMIGMGLAIPAGDIVKKGHERGVLLNVTHDTVLRFVPPLTVSKAEIDEMIGILDGILAEI
- the argF gene encoding ornithine carbamoyltransferase; this translates as MKKDFLSLADWSREELEAIFALTKDLKAKQKRREPHRLLEGKSVALIFEKSSTRTRVSFEVGVWQLGGQPLFIASGTSQMGRGEPIRDTARTLSRYCDGVMIRTYGQEIVEEFGRYASVPVINGLTDKFHPCQVMADIFTVMEHKGGHAGRKFAWVGDGNNMANSWIEAAAIFGFELALACPQGYEPDLHVWEWAQARSARITITEDPEEAVSGADVLNTDVWASMGQEAEQKQREHAFAGYCLDGKLVALAKPDCIVLHCLPAHRGEEITDEVIEGTHSVVFDEAENRLHVQKAIMATLMKGR
- a CDS encoding RDD family protein is translated as MILTCPHCGFSRQVEAARLPEKPLRVTCPRCRQIFPFSRDETGQPNAAEPVISQPIGVGVSPAATGASTASGAAALKAGFWIRAVASLLDMLALGLLESALGSLLIRISGLEPGFHSREGRMIMLTVAAFGLVLGYAYRVFFIGYCGQTPGKMAVRVKVIRTDGTEVGYVRGLLREVVGKFLSKLLLGIGYLMVAFDSRKQGLHDKIADTYVIKLQG
- a CDS encoding argininosuccinate synthase; the encoded protein is MSRKGSAKKVVLAYSGGLDTSIILKWLVEEYDCEVIAYSADLGQGEELDFIPEKAKKTGASKSYIVDLKEEFTRDFVFPMFRANAIYEGRYFLGTSIARPLIAKAQMEIAAKEGADAVSHGATGKGNDQVRFELAYYHFDPAIKVIAPWREWDLKSRTALEEYAVKHGIPVPTSKKFPWSSDRNLLHISFEGAILENPWAEAPEEMYVLTRRPEDAPDQPEYVEIEFEKGDAVAVNGVRLSPANLLAKLNELGGKHGIGRVDLLENRYVGMKSRGVYETPGGTILEEAHRAVESITMDREVMHLRDGLMPRYADMVYNGYWFSPERLALQTLIDATQQTVNGKARIKLYKGHCRVVGRDSATDSLFNVDFATFEADQVYNQADAEGFIKLNALRMRIAAIQRANRK
- a CDS encoding NUDIX domain-containing protein: MLRPYGLVMEFRKQSIKTSVVACIIDEQERVLLTRRCIHPFCGQWVMPGGKIDLGEAILEALHREVREEVGIEVRVEGLIDVFEHLQVGSDREHFVILYYRAAPLSGELRPNGVECTEAAWIDKERLPAFDLTPGTRHILAKVFPGVGFGNGAPPPRSAEGEVPGGSDFQQN
- the argH gene encoding argininosuccinate lyase, producing the protein MSQDKPWAGRFTQPTDKFVEEFTASIDFDKRMYRYDIQGSIAHARMLAKQGIISHDEAQTILRGLESILADIEAGNFEFSIALEDIHMNIEARLIERIGAVGGKLHTARSRNDQVALDVRLYLRDEVKAVLGYLDALQESLLAQAEQNLTVIMPGYTHLQTAQPVLFAHHMLAYYEMFKRDAGRMADVLGRLNYLPLGAGALAGTTFPIDREFVAAQLGFAGVTRNSLDSVSDRDFALEFCAASSILMMHLSRLSEELILWSSADFAFIELTDAFCTGSSIMPQKKNPDVPELVRGKTGRVYGNLMALLTLMKSLPLAYNKDMQEDKEPLFDTIDTVKGSLKIFADMIRDLRVRAENMRIAAARGFSTATDVADYVVRKGLPFRQAHEVVGKTVRYCIETGKDIPELSLEEFRQFSPLIEADIYQFVTLEASVNARRATGGTAREAVEREIARARAERKGKA
- a CDS encoding fibronectin type III domain-containing protein, with the protein product MSGRRHAGAIHELPLRTIAILLLLVFAAGCGKKGPVQPLRQPLPAAPEALTVQQKGDRFLVAWRPPVRNQDGSELKNLEKFRVYKMRYDLADDCPECRDTSVLLEEVDLDYLREVRRVGDRLYLWDTELEPGFGYQYRIVPVNTKRREGAPVILRLPFVNPPAAPGGLAAEDHDRMVRLRWQPVTEAGAEAELLGYNLYRREGDEPFAFAPVNPEILAEPAFEDYGVENGRTYIYSVRAVIRLRGNTVESQLSAPAEARPQAGL
- the dapA gene encoding 4-hydroxy-tetrahydrodipicolinate synthase, translating into MFKGSMVAIVTPFDSQGNFDEETYRQLIEFQIENGTDCIVPCGTTGESATLDYEEHDRVIQVCIEQTKKRIPVIAGTGSNSTAEAIELSLHAKKMGADGVLLVSPYYNKPSQEGLFQHYRALAEAVALPQVLYNVPGRTGMNMEAKTTIRLAEFANIVAIKEASGNITQASEILDKAGDKIDVLSGDDFLTLPLMACGAKGVISVTANLMPKEVKAMVVAVNEGRWDDAKKMHLRMLDIHNAMFIESNPVPVKTALSLIGKCRADVRLPLVGLQPASLEKLKGVMANYKLI